Part of the Arachis hypogaea cultivar Tifrunner chromosome 6, arahy.Tifrunner.gnm2.J5K5, whole genome shotgun sequence genome, ttattattattatgactacTTCTTCTTCCCAATTCTCCATAATCAATGAAATCTTCTGGCTGAAACATTGGAATCCAAGTAGCTTTTCCCTTCTTGAGTGCTTCTTCATCCTCATCAACCTTGTTATCCGTTTTGTCCTTATTGAAGAGGAGATCACGCGCCTCCTTCGTGCTTTTCACCAAGGCGAAGAACGTCTCCATCTTCTGCtcctcattttcttctttttcttcttcttcactactCTCCAATTTCCGCTtccttctttctccttccatccTCATCAACACTACAATTTAGTCTCTCTGTATTTAATTTCCTTATATGGAGAAGACTAAGGGAGTACGAACCTTACTCTATATTATTGGGACAAGAAAAGATGCTCACAGAAAAGTAGTGActagaaaaaaagaagaatatgaaattaattaatttaataacttgTTTGCCTCCATTATTTTCTCTAACCCAACATCATTATCGGCAGTGTGCAATAGACAAGAGTGAAAGTGAAAGGAAATTACCATATAAAGTAgactgaaattaaaattttggctTCAACAAACAATAAGGTATATTCTTAAATTTCGAAACCGACTAATGCAAATTAAAACTTTGCTACACAGTCAACAACTACTACGGGATGTGGGAAATTATTATTGCCTTGTAAGTTCAAAGAGACTGAATTTAAAGCGTGTTAGTTGACCAGCAAACGAGGTCAGGACTCAGGACCGCGTTAATAATGGTTCCAAGCACCATTAATGATTTGACAATAAGACCCATGTGGCCGTGAAAACAGTAAGGGTACGATGGTAAATTGGAgcgaaaaatagtaaaatacaaaCATTGAGCATGTAGTGTACTGTATTTATATATGCCGCTTGCGTCATCCCATAACGTAATAATTCAACCAATATTGTGTCATATGGCTGCTTTATGACAAATGATGGGGCATCTTGTGGGGAAGGTGGATGATGGATCTATGGAAGGGGAGGAAGAATTATCGCTAACCATGTATGGGGATGGGTATATGACTATATGGACCATGGACCCCATAAGGCCATAATTAAACAAATATCGGGGGGAAATAATAAGCTACCATCAATTGGGATTTGGGTGTGTCCTAACTCATGTCCGAATAATACAACATCATCATCAGTCTTATGAACATAGTTCATGTAATTATTAACGTACATGTGTAcgtcaaaaattataattttattcaataaaatatattCGCAACTTGGACTTTAATTGCCTGGATATAGATTAGATTAGGCAACTTGGATTTTAGTGAAAAGCAAACAATTTTTTGTCTACCAACTGTTTTAGTGGACCAACTCAAGTTTAAGTGCTAGTAAAGCAAGCCAATCTCCACAATTTCTTAGATTAAATTAAAACCCTCCAATCACATGCTTAATTCGAGTTGACTTGACTCGATCACATATTCTTCAATAGTAAATTCTTTCATGTCTTTAAATTTGATGTCAAATTCACTGAACttgtcttttaaaataaatattcatttttaactatttttaataaattagacaaCTGTATATAACCACCTTAACAATCACCACCTTCAATATTCGAATTAGAGAGTATCAGGTTCTAGATGGGAAATTTCTTTTGGTCACATTAAATTGGATTAAAAGAAATCCCGTTCTAGAAACACTTGTTGAAAATTGCAATATCTGTGGTGGTATAAGCTGAGTACTGGAGAGCACTATAACCTTACTTTAATGGATGttccaaattttaaattaacataTCTTTCAAGACTTACATAAGCTTTATCCACAAATCAAACCAAATCATAATAATATACGAGAATTGAGGAATGGAATATGATTTGCACGCGTCCATAATTTGTCCAAGCAAAGCGACCGCATCATCATTCTTGGATTCTTGATTGCTGTGCCTGTGGTCCcataaacatgaaaataaaataacagaaaacacAAGGAGTAAGTTTTAGTCCTCCACCCAACGAACACCATGCTTAGCCCAGAGGTAGTATGCTCCAACAGGACCACGACCCCCCAATTCATAAAGCTCCAGTGACATGTTGTCCTTGTCCATCTCATTCAGAATTGGACTTATAATGTTCCACGCAGCTGCCAGCTCATCACTTCTCATAAAGAGATGGTTATCCCCATCAATGACATCAAGCAGAAGATGCTCATATGAATCCGGCACCTCCATGTTATACCTTTTTAACATCAATGCAAGTCAATTTCGTCAGACTAAGAGACTCCCAACAGTTCTTGCTgttatgaaaccactcatcccaaagtGGTTtcataacatggtatcagagctctatgtccgaaaggtcaagagttcgatctttAGTAAACcccaaaagtgaaaaaatagcataaggcaaataaaagagaaaagaaggccTATGCAAAATCAAACAAACCCAAAAAGAGGCTCTTTTTTGAGGGGAagtgttagagatataatcattaatgtTGCCTTCTCCCATCAacttaagcttttgggatgagtggttaaTCTAATATCAACTGCTTACTTGTCCTTGTAGAGCAGATTCAACTCTGAAGAGTCCAATTGTAACCCCAGTCCTGGAATCTTGTTGTTAACTTTCACCAGGATAGCTTCATCGGGAACATCACGAAGAATGAGCTCATTCGCGGCACGGTCAATATTATGCCCGATGGATTCGTCATAAACATTTCCTGGCACATGACGAAATTGAATCCGTATCTCCATTCTGCATAACAATATCTGATCTGGATCAGCATATAACATATTCGAACCACTAATTTTTCAGACCTGTGTTACATAAGCACATTaattatactattattattatagtagTTGTAATGGAATTCATGCATGCAAACATAAGAAAGTAGGGACAGACATAGTCTTgccattgaatttaaaaaatcaatcatAGAATATATGTCTGAACAAAAGTCACAAAAAAGATACAGATTTTTACTGGTGTTTGATGAGTCCAAAGCCTGTTTTAACCAAAAATGGCACGCCATCCCATCGTGCATTATCAATGTACATTGCAGCAGCAAAATAAGTGGGTGTCAGACCATTTACGCATACATCAACTTTGTCTTTGCTACTTGCTTTATACTGGCCAAGAATCACATCTCTAGGCTCCAATTTGCGAATTGACCTGAGTACCTTGACCTGAGAAGAAACCAGTCACTATCGCATCAAGCTATGTTATGAAGTTTATAAACTATAATTGTACCTTTTCATTTCGAATATCTTCGCCATCAAGGCTTATTGGTGGTTCCATGGCAAGCAACGCAATTGTTTGAAGTACATGACTGTGAACAATATCACGGATAATCCCATAGCCACTAAAATACCTGCATGGGCAATAAGGACTATGCTGATGCCCTGTCATAAAAAACTACTTGTGGAGGAAGAATTTCTGTTCCGATATTTAGAAAATCATGACATATTGATCATATTTACTTAAATGGCAAGACAACCACTATGATCACCTTCCAGGCTGCACGCCCAATTCCTCTGATAAAATGATCTGCATATATTAATTAGATAATTTGATTACAAACATCAAACTAAACAAGAGAGAAATCAAGAAATTAAAGCATGTTAGTATTCAGACTAAAGAAGGGGGGCTGACCTGTATATTGTGTATGTAAGTACGGCTCCAGAGTGGCTCAAAGACAAGATTTGCAAACCTTAAAACTGTGAGATTTTCTATGAGATTCCTTCCCAGAAGATGATCAATCCTGAAAAGAAGACATGAAACAATCAATTTATGCAGCAATATTTCTGTGTGCATGATCTAATGGTCAAGCAGGGAGAGGGAAAATATATCCACCTGTATATTTGCTTTTCCTCATACTTTGAAAGGAGAGATTGTGTCAACCTATGGGAAGAAAGTACATCGAAGCCAAATGGCTTCTCAATTATAATGCGATTCCATCCACTT contains:
- the LOC112695602 gene encoding inactive glucose-6-phosphate 1-dehydrogenase 4, chloroplastic, producing MSLSFSSASVALSECSIPIHRCCHAHRVTGGSRSLSSVTGSDRLVLNVRNGNLCRKFRGLKLWILERLNFQIQPAKLHKRSTNGSQDRIHHFKNNLETGSSPSITHTHVIPHDKVSSISMDVSGGPSLCIAVIGATGELARGKIFPALFALYYSGFLPQNVGIFGYSRKDMTDEDLRFCIASTLTCRVDHQENCGDKMDAFLNRTYYINGGYDNKHGMSMLNARMEQIEGGSKANRIFYLSVPQEALLDVASCLASNAQTQSGWNRIIIEKPFGFDVLSSHRLTQSLLSKYEEKQIYRIDHLLGRNLIENLTVLRFANLVFEPLWSRTYIHNIQIILSEELGVQPGRYFSGYGIIRDIVHSHVLQTIALLAMEPPISLDGEDIRNEKVKVLRSIRKLEPRDVILGQYKASSKDKVDVCVNGLTPTYFAAAMYIDNARWDGVPFLVKTGFGLIKHQMEIRIQFRHVPGNVYDESIGHNIDRAANELILRDVPDEAILVKVNNKIPGLGLQLDSSELNLLYKDKYNMEVPDSYEHLLLDVIDGDNHLFMRSDELAAAWNIISPILNEMDKDNMSLELYELGGRGPVGAYYLWAKHGVRWVED